DNA sequence from the Centroberyx gerrardi isolate f3 chromosome 22, fCenGer3.hap1.cur.20231027, whole genome shotgun sequence genome:
tttcacctcctcctccagtctcctcctctcctgagCCTCCAGctgcgcctcctcctccctctaacACATAGGGGGGCAGAAAGCGAGTCAAGTCAAACAGATGTCATAAAACTTGGGATGCACCAGCACCAAAACCAGTATCAGATATCGAgacgataccaggctaaaacaGTATCAAAGAATTTTAATCTGATACCAAAAGTCAAACGACACTCctcaaccttagaccctcagtgagaacaaggaaaaactcccacaaaaacctcattaggaaaataaatggaagaaaccttgggaagcGCCACACAGAGAGGGATACCCATTCCAGGACAGTTAAGCCAGTAGtaaaatgtcagaaatcaaagcaaagtcAACTCATGTCCTGCTTTGTGTACACATAAAGGGATGCTGGATGTATGTGTACATATCTGTCGGAATGTGTGTTTAATCAAGATTTACATGGATCTATTACTGTACCTGTCTGAGTAGATGCACTAAGCGTCCTAAAGTGGAGACCAAGGCGACAGAGAATCCAGTGAGGCCTTGTGTTTTGTGCTGCTGTGGACCCAGGCTTGATGTAGGTACTGTGTCAGGACTTAGGGAATCCAACTCAGCCTCCACCTGGCCCAACATGGCCTGCAACAGGCCCAGACTGGACTGGTCCCCACTGAGAGAGCTGACAGTGGAGCCATCCAGCCCTGAACTCTGAGAAACACACTCTGCACGGCCCTTCCTGGTCCTGCTGGGGCGACTAGTGTTCctgcctggaaaacacacatgcagaccacacaaatacacacagatacaaaacgGATACCACTAGATTTTTATtggtttctgtttattgttGAATTTACCAGTTCATATAAAAGGTATTTTCTTTTAGAGTCATTCATGATATATGTCATTCTTGATATTACCTGACTGGTTGAGGGTGGTCTCAGGGTTCAGGACCTGAGTAACCAGGGTTGAAGGCTCCTCCTTGCCTTCTTCCGACTGGCTCTGTCTGGACCGTAGACGCTCAACTGCCACTGTGGCATTGAGAGCTACAGATGGAAATGAACCAAGGAGGGACAAGTTTGTGTTTAGAGTAAGTAATTAGTAGGTAACTAATATCAAAGAGAATTCATGAAAGATATTTTTTCCTTGTGGACTGTTGTGGTGGCtaaatataataaatgaatgaaactaGTCCAACACGCTATGGGAGTTCATCTGTATGAGTCCCTCCACTCCTACCTGCTTGGTCTGGTGCTCTGCCTGATGTGCAGGGGGTCACAGGAacaccatctctttctccctgctgCCTAGAGTTGGGATGGACTCTCTGCTGTTGTACCCCTCTGCCCCGAGCCTTTACCTTCATTTTCCGTAAATTGGCCCtacaaaagaaaagtaaggTGAGCAATGGAGTGATAACAGCAGGGTTTGACACTTCAGTATTAATCAGTAAAAGCTCCTAGTTTACCAGAAAACTTTTCTTACTAACAAGGAGCACCAGTCAGTTTATTTTCTCAAATTGTTGTGATGGTTGGTACTGGGCAGctggtgttttgtgttttgcaggCATTACTACCTATGTACTACATGATAGTCCGAACTGGCAGTAGGACAGATATCTTCGTCACTGTGGTCTTCCTCGGAAGCTTCTAGTTCATTAAGAGCCTGAAAGGAATGATTTTACATAAAGATATGTTAATACCAACCAACATTACACGCAAAAGGATGAAACTTGGGAATGATGTACATTAGCATACATTAATACCAAGCGAAAAAGCTAAATTAACCATAAATGGATAGAACTTTATCTCagaccctctttctctctcgctctccctctcactgacacaaacagacacgcacacacctgtTGGTCCATCATAGACTGACTGAGGAGTGACAGCTGGGTCGGAGGATCTGGTCTCTGGACCACAGGCAGTGCTGAGTCAGAGTCACAGTTTGGCGCCATGGTCACACTGGGATGCCCTGtggaaatatacacacacacttaggatTAAGCATCATGCAACCACAGAATAGCTTTTGAGGGtcaggaaaaatgaaaataaagcaaataacAGACTTAGCACTTTAACATCTCTAAAAGACTAAAATAATGTTGTTTATAAAAACATTGCATGCCATTACAGTGCTGCTGGTATGGCCAATCACAGAACAGGCCATACATGCACAGAGGCCATCTGGGTGCTTGTGGGGTAAAGCTATTTCATTAACAATACCACCAGTCCCTCCTTATCCATGTTAATAAAGTTAATAATTCTTTCCACTATTAACAGTGGAGACAGCCTGAGCCAAAAATGTAAGAGTCAGCATGGCATAAGCCATGAATGGGAATCTACAAGCAGGGGGTGAGTATGCACTCTGTGTTAATACTTTTGGCTTATTTTTTTATCCACTTAGCATCTTGCACTTTGCATCTACAGAACAGAGTGAATGAGTAGTTTGCTACCAGTCTGCCTGCGAGGAGCGTCTCCGAACAGGTCCTTGACCACAGCCATGGCTCTATCTGAGCGGGCCAACACATCCTGCAGCAGGAACTGGTCTGAGAAAACCTGCAGaggcacaacacaacaccaccATGATGATGGCAGCAATTAACAGAGTGCTAATCTCAGCACCAAGGAGCGATTCCATCAAAATTTccatatcaaaattcaatacttTTCTAGGCCTCAATTTTTACACACTGCAGATTTATcatgttttgtcatgttttacaCCTTGGgctaataatattattaatactTAGCAATGAACACAAATTTTCTGAGGGGCAAGCAATTCACAGTGTAGTGGTGAATTTTGGGAAAGTTTGGAAAGTCTCGTAATTTTGGTTTGTTCTATACAAacttattttccatatttttccatactttcaAAACCTATGTAGGAATCCTGCAGGAAAAAAGTGACTGTATGTTCTGGTTTACAACTAGTAATATCAACTAAGCATATAAGCTAATAAAAGCAACGGAcaaatcatcacacacacatgtacacacacacacacctccctgaTGATGCTGAGGCTGGCGTGGTCCAGCGGTGCAGGGCTCCCAGGATGTCTGAGATGCCGTCTGAGGGCCTTCTCCTTCAGCTCCCACTGAGCCACAGCCTTGTTGTGGGACTTGTGAATCTCATGGCGATGAGtctggaggggaggagaaaacacTTAGAATAGCATACTTGCATATATGTGTAGTAGTTGACGTGCTAGTGTACCGAATTacagtactgtacttaagttcATGTGCTATTGGTAGTAGGCTACATAGTATGAAATGTTACTGAAGTGCTGCTCTGGTATACAAACTCACACTTGACAAATCACCATTCATAGAACAAGCACACGTTCAAACAAACACCTTACCAGCTCCTCGGGCGTCAGCTTGTGCACAGAAAGGTCATTGACAGTGCTCTGTAACCAACAACAAATGGCTGCCATTACTTTCAAGCTTGTGTTAAAGATAGAGGTGCACAGTTTTGTGGACAGCTGCAACAAGTGTACTCACCACCCACTCTCTTTTAGGAGCCCCTGCCTTCTTGGGGCGCACAGGCCTTTTCCCTTGAGTGTGTTGTGAGCGTCCCATCCTCACAAACGACATCTGTTTACAgagcaagatgaaaaaaaaagaaacaaagactaAGTTAGCTATGGAGATCACAGAAGACAAGTTCAGAGTAGAAGCATCGTTTTGTTTTGTAACGTGTGGCTGCACACATACTCTTGGATGCTACCCTGTTTAGAAACGTAATTTTATTTTGTAACATCTTTAACGTTACAGTTACAGTTCCGTCTATGTTCCTCGTCTAGCTAACGTTAGAGACCCAGGCCGGAGCATGACAGGGGATAGAAAAGCTAATGTTTTGTATTTGAGCGTCAGTTGGTAAGAGTCAGTCGTGTTTTCACTAGACTCTGCCTAAGCACGTTTTGGTAGCTAACTAATTACAGAAACAGTACTTACGCTTTATGAAGTGAAGCCGCGGTTAGCTAACTATGAGAAGCGTTGTCTTCGTTTATTTATGTTAGCTTTGCTTCGAGACTGAGCTGTTATGTGTCACATTTTCAACAGTTGCGCGCCACTTCCTGTGTTGTTAAGGACGCCGCTTGACAGCAGACCgtgattatattatattatttatttatttatttatttattttgacagtAGAATTAAGGAATCTTTTAGCAAACGGTGTATGTGTAATTAGATGATTAACCACTCTGTAGTAAAAACTGGAgaaaaaaggtaaagaaaaaaatatataactggCCCACCTTCCGGTCAACAAAAGTGTTAGCTGTCACGCATGCGCTATAACGCCGTTACCATAGCGACCGATCTGGTACAGGCCTGGAATAAAGTTGTCTCTCTCCATATGCATGTACTCATCACGAAAAcgtacattttagattttaaatgtcAATGTTTAAACGTTTATTTCAAAAGTTAACAATACTTTTggtctgtgtgtattttggaTGTTTCTAATGGACGATATCTGCATCAGCAGGTCCAGAGATATCCTTGGGAGCAGACTTTTGCCGGTTTTAGCCGTTTGTCTTGCTTCCTCTCCTGTAGACCAAAGATCTTTCTATCGATCAAACTTCTATTGAATACATCGTCAAGATCAAGCATCTGGCAACACCACTAGATGGCAATGTCAACTTGCAAATCCCCATTGGCTGTACAGTGTCTGTGTGGGCAGAGGAGGAGTACGGGACAGTGGACTAACTTCCATGCTGACACCAACTGCAGAAAGTTGGGTTTTCCAGCATAAGCATAGAGTCGCGAGACTGGAATTTGGGACGATCGTTCAAAGCGCACCCCGATATGGAATAATAGCAGTAGCTGCGCCAAGTCAGCCACAATAAGACCAGAAATTAAAagttttgccttcaaaataaaagcgtaaaaatTGTCACgttagaaaaaaatattaagaaaGTAGTAGGGTGTATAGAAGAGAACAGCATTATGTTTGGCTGTGAAAAGGACGTTTGGAAAACagtaattttattttcattcctTCTATTCCTCTAAAAATTTTCACTTTGGTGCTTTTTATTTGGCTACTCAAAAAGTTGCAACATGCCTCCCAGTAAGGGTTTTTATTCTGAAGGTTTTAACCGGAAGTCTTATTTTATTCTGGGTGTCTTGACACTGAATTGTGAGTGACCATCGTTATGGcgaggtgtgtgtttggatcTGACATTATACAcgcctctccctctttctgacGCAAAAGTAGGGTAGACTATGCGCGCTTTAGTTCAATTAGAGTAGACTGGCCTAGACTTAGTTTATGGGCTCTTACACCCAACAATGCAGACCAAGCCATTCAAGTTTGAAAAGTTAACTTTGCGCATGGGGCCGGTGGTCAGGGGAGCCAGGAGTGACAACAGGAGTGCGCCTATGGATTAGGCTACAAAGTGTTGGTTTCGCTGCATCTCCGGGGAAAGCCATTTGAGGAGTGCAGCTCAGGAGGAGACATGAACAGCCTCGCTGCCGTGCCAGAAGACATCCATTAAGTCTCCTGATGCTGGATTTACCCCGAGCTCCGAGGGCTCACAACTGGAATATCAGTTAAGTTTAGGTCGATATCATTTATGTGGCCATTTTTTCCACTTAATAGCATAATTTAGGGTTCTGGACAACTTTTGGATACTTTTCTACACGCAGGAGCCATTTGGAGACGTCGGATCTATTGCATTACGCACAGGATTCTCCTAACAAATGACAGCTTCGAAGTGGTTTGTTGTTCTCTCACTTTATCCCCTCAGCTCCTTTTATCGCATCGACCCACCGTATCACTCCCTTAACCAGGTTAGACAGAGGGAGTGAAAGCCTCACTGTCTCATTCAGTGCGCCAGCGTGCGGCCACAGGCGACCTGGCCAAGGATGTGGGGAGGAGGTTTCCCGATGTCTGTCACCGTGATTGTGACTCTGCTCCTGGTCATCATCGACGTGAAAGCCAGCGGGGAGTACTGCCACGGCTGGCACGACTCCCAGGGCGTCTGGAAAGAGGGTTTCCAGTGCCCGGAGAAGATCGACGGAGAGGACGCGATCATCTGCTGCGGGAAATGCGAGCTGCGCTACTGCTGCTCCAGCACTGAAGCGCGGCTGGACCAGGGCAGCTGCGACAACGACCAGCAGGCTCAGGAGCCCGGGACAGACAGCAAGGAGAGCAAGGACACTGGGGCAGGTAATAACATCCTGGAATATAGTCTTCAAATCTCTAGGCTGCtgctaccaccaccaccatcatagtactactactacaactacttctactactactactattactactattattactaataaataataatctaCTTGTAGCCTATATAACTTTTTAAAACTAACTAAAAGCAAACAACATGCTCATAGAATcaattaaaacaagtaaaaacaaaaaaagtaggCTACCATGTGATAACAAGAGAAGAATATAGAGGGCGAAAACAATgcaattgtaaaaaataaaaacataaaaaatacaaaaatggaacaaaaaacaCCACATAAAAGCAAATCTAAATAATAGGGGTTCAAGAAGTTATTTAAAAGATTATACTGATTCTGCTATCCTTAAGGCAGGCAGGTCGTTCCAGATTATGGGAACTCAAAAGTTCACCTTTAATCTTtattgtgctttattggcaAGAATGTAAAAAAGCCAGCACTTTTTCCTATTGCCAGGCTCTCTATGGCGGATTTATATGCGGGTCTTTGTTTGCTTCAAAGTGTAGCCGGGACTAAACCTGTTTTTAAATTAGATTTTATACAAATTTAATTGAAAGTGACGTACTTAATAATTGCAGGCTAAGTGGCCAGTTGGCTGACGCCATGTCCAAGGCGCATGGGCAGGAGGTCTTAAATTTGATATTGTAAATTGCAGATAAGACTGCTGGCGGCAGGCGGCCTATTGCTTGCACACTAGACCTTTTAGGTTTAGTTTCTATTCATAAAACCAATAGGCCTATCTCCCCAAGAGCTTAATCTTCTCCCTGTCTCAGTTGGCAACGACAGCTGCAGAGGAGACAGCGGACTCCCCAGAAAACCAGTTAACTGCTCCACTCACTCACAAATGGCAAATTGTGCTGTGCGCAGTTATAAATAGCTGTGTTTGTTCTGGCTGTAACAGTGCACAGGCCGGGCTCAGATCACACtgtccccacggggatcaagtTTGGACTTGACCGGATCCTGGACAGTGGCTCACCAAGGCGCTGACAGCTCTGTTCATAAAAAACAAATCGCGTTATGTATCATTTCCTACTAGACTCGTGGATTCCCTTTCCCATCCACAAGCTCCTCCTGTAATCCCCAC
Encoded proteins:
- the spice1 gene encoding spindle and centriole-associated protein 1; its protein translation is MSFVRMGRSQHTQGKRPVRPKKAGAPKREWVSTVNDLSVHKLTPEELTHRHEIHKSHNKAVAQWELKEKALRRHLRHPGSPAPLDHASLSIIREVFSDQFLLQDVLARSDRAMAVVKDLFGDAPRRQTGHPSVTMAPNCDSDSALPVVQRPDPPTQLSLLSQSMMDQQALNELEASEEDHSDEDICPTASSDYHVVHRANLRKMKVKARGRGVQQQRVHPNSRQQGERDGVPVTPCTSGRAPDQAALNATVAVERLRSRQSQSEEGKEEPSTLVTQVLNPETTLNQSGRNTSRPSRTRKGRAECVSQSSGLDGSTVSSLSGDQSSLGLLQAMLGQVEAELDSLSPDTVPTSSLGPQQHKTQGLTGFSVALVSTLGRLVHLLRQREEEAQLEAQERRRLEEEVKEQRGLIDALTAETMALREESAALQAGLQQRTAELEQRLDTVVLALGGLGLLGAQRDCGPQDCDIRATVCQTGPFPERDPERTQAPVSPAVLLSPPRQGDNWQHSPVFRPVPLPQDLPPLDTMRSREDAQARSPATSLSSLPLTSLPSTSSLSLTSDPLGSQLSQEAILSEITQFTRQNDLIRAQLSQAKGVGSGARGSSNSSSERRGSCSSSTGRATPQSVGERRMSGSSCTGRGTQHAQAAEGEHLTQQAATPRVNSVEQRLLELNRQSAAARSRLLELIEQQKLSASARVSPSVSPIPPSAFSPHTAGGGGTSEASMLLPAQDPLSQASGGGRRSASGGETRDGKTQADKLRERDGWFALSTHVR